Proteins from one Cicer arietinum cultivar CDC Frontier isolate Library 1 chromosome 3, Cicar.CDCFrontier_v2.0, whole genome shotgun sequence genomic window:
- the LOC101502940 gene encoding hydroquinone glucosyltransferase, with translation MEKRHIVVVPSAGFTHLVPILEFSKRLVHLHPQFEITCIIPSIGSPPSSSKSYLQTLPPSISSIFLPPIILDQVLDPKVLAVQIELSVTQSLPFIKQELNSLCSRSKVVALVVDVFAHDVLDLAKEFNLLSYIYLPQAAMLLSTYFYSSKLDEIISKESRDPNEPIKIPGCVPLCINDLPIPFRFRSNIGYKKFLDRAKRIQLPDGVFVNSFVELEEEAVKALKEESKEKKPMVFCVGPIIQKGSIFGEENGLGLECLKWLEKQEPKSVLYVSFGSGGTLSQEQFNELAYGLELSGQKFLWVVREPSGVANASYFGGEIKDPLKFLPNGFLERTKEQGFVVPSWGPQIQILGHSSTGGFLSHCGWNSVLESVVYGVPIIAWPLFAEQGMNAVMLCDGLKVALRAKVNENGLIERDEIAKVVRELLEGEEGVEICKRMEHLKSVAADAIDEMGSSTKTLSEVADIWKDI, from the coding sequence ATGGAAAAACGTCACATAGTAGTAGTTCCTAGTGCAGGATTCACACATCTAGTCCCAATCCTAGAATTCTCCAAACGTCTTGTTCATCTCCACCCACAATTTGAAATCACATGCATCATCCCTTCAATTGGTTCACCACCGTCTTCCTCTAAATCTTACCTTCAAACCCTTCCACCATCCATTTCTTCTATTTTCCTTCCCCCCATAATCCTTGACCAAGTTCTAGATCCCAAAGTCCTTGCAGTCCAAATTGAACTCTCAGTTACACAATCTTTGCCATTCATAAAACAAGAATTAAATTCGTTGTGTTCTAGATCCAAGGTTGTAGCTTTGGTTGTTGATGTTTTTGCACATGATGTTTTGGATTTAGCTAAGGAATTCAACCTTTTGTCTTATATATACCTTCCACAAGCTGCTATGCTTCTTTCTACTTACTTTTATTCATCAAAATTGGATGAAATCATTTCTAAGGAATCTAGAGACCCAAATGAACCTATAAAGATTCCTGGTTGTGTACCTCTTTGCATCAATGATCTACCAATTCCTTTTCGATTTCGATCCAATATTGGTTACAAAAAATTTCTTGACCGTGCAAAAAGGATTCAACTTCCTGATGGGGTTTTTGTGAATAGCTTTGTTGAACTTGAAGAAGAGGCTGTAAAAGCTTTGAAGGAAGAGAGTAAAGAGAAGAAGCCTATGGTTTTTTGTGTTGGACCCATTATTCAAAAAGGGTCAATTTTTGGTGAGGAAAATGGGTTGGGTTTGGAGTGTTTAAAATGGTTGGAAAAACAAGAACCTAAATCTGTTTTGTATGTGTCATTTGGAAGTGGTGGCACACTTTCACAAGAGCAATTTAATGAATTAGCATATGGGTTGGAATTGAGTGGTCAAAAGTTTCTTTGGGTTGTGAGGGAACCAAGTGGGGTTGCTAATGCTTCTTACTTTGGGGGTGAAATTAAGGACCCTTTGAAATTTTTACCAAATGGGTTTTTGGAGAGAACAAAGGAACAAGGATTTGTTGTTCCTAGTTGGGGTCCACAAATTCAGATACTTGGACATAGTTCAACTGGTGGATTTTTATCTCATTGTGGTTGGAATTCAGTTCTTGAAAGTGTTGTGTATGGTGTGCCTATAATTGCATGGCCATTGTTTGCTGAACAGGGAATGAATGCTGTTATGCTATGTGATGGTTTGAAAGTGGCATTGAGAGCAAAAGTTAATGAGAATGGGTTGATTGAAAGAGATGAAATTGCTAAGGTTGTGAGAGAATTGTTGGAAGGTGAAGAAGGAGTTGAAATTTGTAAGAGAATGGAACATTTGAAAAGTGTTGCTGCTGATGCAATAGATGAAATGGGATCATCTACAAAGACCTTGTCAGAAGTGGCTGATATTTGGAAAGACATTTAG